The following coding sequences lie in one Niabella agricola genomic window:
- a CDS encoding TonB-dependent receptor, translating into MKTCLYLIFFLFCFTTIYAQTGKLNGQVLDSISSTGLEAATVNILSKDSVLINYKLSDKNGNFFFEKLPVKKELLVSITYVGYHNFSRLIRLESEKTDSLRARLSLNLSDSNAVTVSAAIPIRMEGDTLVITPAAFKMKPDAVVEEMLNQVPGVTIWSDGTITVNGQKVKNFLVDGKPFLGSTDPRLATQNLPKTAIEKIQVYQEYDRTSKEKQKQRQDSILTMNLQLKEGNKAGYFGKISAGYGSSDRYEGDLSFQMYNKKTSFGIGGGLNNINKDIGNLEQLFQNNTYRNQNPNLYYVGQFGSDGINKNHSIGAVLVHNFIETSNSRQNNRLSLNYNKSGSRSFVTDQNMRNRTTPENPQFEQQEGLQNNTVNRNEIGINYIKTSSYNDELTVNGRTIFDNRQNQSTSRTEVRNPAGQLLSSNTMASVENGKNDNESVDLNFLNGQEDEPLKNFRIRYNLNNNRSISDRTVESLFKSYTETAKDTAYNRQYHTTNNTFNTGVNLEYQGFKRLLLGRYNLFGMSVSFNQWFNYTRSSGNTRVTDFDSRANTSTINQQLSNQNKRELFEYTPYLTLSKTLGKYSGKFYRSSSVEVKLIDDIKTDKNQSSIANRNLNRSFQFFRYEGTLSHWYNRHNQFTYQTYLNYRKDFGYASIDQLHPVVDDINAYEIRKGSPHLQNQVNHNLSVYTNFQTQNSKSAYTFSVMLNGDYTRSFNPVTDSILNDPSGKRIYYYINADQSNRYRIAYETNISRRIKKSSIQLRYNAAFNNGRTPNYIDNIYTISKNFNNNHNIDLQFSLRSLMIFNIGEALTTYRTQQTGQGLTSFKNTLNTTRLSFTLNYPAGFTFSSTLNYVKNSGLSKPTILWNAFASYRFMKQQGELKLSAMDLLKQYQNISSSADTYGTTTRITNGLQQYFLLTFSYYPRKFGKKDLKQKTTEQTW; encoded by the coding sequence ATGAAGACCTGCTTATACCTCATCTTTTTTCTTTTTTGTTTTACTACCATTTATGCTCAAACCGGCAAACTGAACGGGCAGGTACTTGATTCGATAAGTAGTACCGGCCTGGAAGCCGCTACCGTCAATATTCTGAGCAAGGACTCGGTGCTGATCAACTACAAACTATCTGATAAAAACGGGAACTTTTTCTTCGAAAAGCTGCCGGTGAAAAAGGAGCTATTGGTCAGCATTACGTATGTAGGCTACCATAACTTTAGCCGGCTCATCCGGCTGGAAAGCGAAAAAACCGATTCGCTACGGGCCCGGTTGTCGCTCAATCTATCAGACAGCAATGCCGTTACGGTAAGCGCTGCAATACCAATAAGGATGGAAGGCGATACCCTGGTGATCACCCCCGCAGCCTTCAAAATGAAGCCCGATGCAGTAGTGGAAGAAATGCTCAACCAGGTTCCGGGGGTTACCATCTGGAGCGACGGCACCATTACCGTGAACGGGCAAAAGGTAAAAAATTTCCTCGTGGATGGTAAGCCGTTTTTAGGTTCTACAGATCCCCGGCTTGCCACACAAAACCTGCCCAAAACGGCCATAGAAAAGATACAGGTATACCAGGAATATGACCGTACCAGTAAAGAAAAGCAGAAACAACGGCAGGACTCGATCCTGACCATGAACCTGCAGTTAAAGGAAGGCAACAAAGCCGGGTATTTCGGAAAAATAAGCGCGGGCTATGGAAGCAGTGATCGTTATGAAGGCGATCTTTCGTTCCAGATGTATAATAAGAAAACCAGCTTCGGGATCGGTGGCGGGCTTAATAATATCAACAAGGATATCGGAAATCTTGAGCAGCTGTTCCAGAATAACACTTACCGGAATCAAAATCCCAACCTATACTATGTGGGGCAGTTTGGCTCCGATGGCATTAATAAGAATCATTCTATCGGAGCTGTGCTGGTACATAATTTCATTGAAACCTCCAACAGCCGGCAAAACAACCGCCTCTCTCTCAACTATAACAAATCCGGTTCGCGCTCCTTTGTTACCGATCAGAATATGCGCAATCGCACCACGCCCGAAAACCCGCAGTTTGAGCAACAGGAAGGTCTGCAAAACAACACTGTAAACAGGAACGAGATTGGCATCAATTATATCAAAACCAGCAGCTATAATGATGAGTTGACGGTAAATGGCCGGACCATTTTTGACAACCGGCAAAACCAGTCAACAAGCCGCACCGAAGTAAGAAACCCAGCAGGGCAGCTCCTGAGTTCCAACACCATGGCATCTGTAGAAAACGGGAAAAACGATAATGAGTCTGTGGACCTCAACTTTTTGAACGGGCAGGAAGATGAGCCGTTAAAAAATTTTCGTATACGGTATAATCTCAACAACAACCGCTCCATTTCCGACAGAACGGTGGAAAGCCTCTTTAAATCGTATACGGAAACGGCAAAAGACACGGCTTACAACAGGCAATACCATACTACAAATAATACCTTCAACACCGGTGTGAACCTGGAATACCAGGGCTTTAAGCGGCTGCTGCTGGGCCGGTATAATTTGTTTGGCATGAGTGTTTCCTTTAACCAGTGGTTCAATTATACACGATCATCCGGCAACACCAGGGTAACAGATTTTGATAGCCGCGCCAATACTTCCACCATCAATCAGCAACTCTCCAATCAAAACAAGCGGGAGCTATTCGAATACACGCCTTATCTAACTCTGTCGAAAACATTGGGCAAATATTCCGGAAAGTTTTACAGAAGCAGTTCCGTAGAAGTAAAGCTGATCGATGATATCAAAACAGATAAGAACCAGTCTTCCATTGCCAACAGGAACTTAAACCGCAGTTTCCAGTTCTTCCGGTATGAAGGCACGCTCAGCCATTGGTACAACCGGCACAATCAATTCACTTACCAGACTTACCTCAACTACAGGAAAGACTTTGGATATGCATCCATAGACCAGCTTCACCCGGTCGTGGACGACATCAATGCATATGAGATACGGAAAGGAAGTCCTCATTTACAAAACCAGGTTAACCACAACTTATCGGTATATACCAATTTCCAAACCCAAAACTCAAAATCGGCCTACACATTTTCTGTGATGTTAAACGGTGATTATACCCGTTCCTTCAACCCGGTTACAGACAGTATCCTCAATGATCCTTCCGGAAAACGCATTTATTACTATATCAACGCCGATCAAAGTAACCGCTACCGGATCGCTTATGAAACCAATATATCCAGGCGTATAAAGAAAAGCAGCATCCAGCTGAGATATAACGCTGCTTTTAACAACGGCCGCACGCCCAATTATATTGATAATATCTATACGATCAGTAAAAACTTCAACAATAACCATAATATCGATCTCCAGTTTTCGCTCCGGTCGCTGATGATCTTCAATATCGGTGAGGCGCTGACCACCTACCGGACCCAACAAACCGGGCAGGGACTTACCTCCTTTAAAAACACGCTCAATACAACCCGGCTAAGTTTTACACTGAACTACCCGGCCGGCTTTACATTTAGCAGCACGCTTAATTATGTAAAGAATTCCGGTTTGAGCAAACCTACCATTCTCTGGAATGCCTTTGCCAGCTACCGGTTTATGAAACAGCAGGGAGAGCTGA
- a CDS encoding outer membrane beta-barrel protein translates to MKRPILIILLLLPILSFAQTSGSVKGLVSDSVHDYGLQSATVTVYKKADSVLVNYQVTNNQGEFNIGELPFRTPLLVSITYSGYNDFSKEVYLDSLKKDFDFKKIGLSRDTSRQMEEVVVKSVVPVRMNGDTLEINPDAFKLDSAAVVEDMLLRVPGVTMWSDGTITVNGKKISNVFVDGKPFFGGSPEIATQNLPKTAIEKIQVYQEKDYSKQEITSTEMDSTFTMNIKMKAEKRKGFFGKVGAGLGTDHHYEGDLTMQAYNKKTKLAIAGNLNNTNKTIQNVREAIENNTFRSYNRRNFGAPNANAAGLNTVHYFGAYLQHNFDESTNSRFNNSIDGEYNLRDSKNNQLTNSTTIQNLTDYTLTNITERRSNGSSLNQSVDAGYENRKQATSFSTKANYTWNNAQSANEGNTTAFRNDTLRASQRRNSTAATSHSNSFNLNGYFNNNDYDEGINKKSFSTSFSVTSNNSESNSTQISRFESFVDSIYTQNTDRKYHNENSNFTTNIGLNYNGLRSLLFGNYNFWNINIGLRNNFRYNKSDLNADVLELDSTNTYRINEALTNINSVVNIEDRPGISFFKTISRVLSDRHYKSISFRTDLQNQFLYQRNTSTLSYRNLERSFHFFTPSSSIYYNYNRFNKYNLNIGITHSSSATAPTIDQLYPIVDNINKYNIVVGNPDLKSPLGNNFNFNASYNTQRFNEKTTYSASLNLGYNTFKNGISDSSIFGNNGSRTSYLLNINGRRSFNGNFNASASYRINNKNMLQIRYNGSLGGSHAPQYIKTPADLAAQLIYTQTRSQNHGVHLFYSLTDLFNISLGENITSNNSQQIGTGKAALKATTYGTTARLTLLVPKNFTLSSNVNYLNNISAKNQSEKATIWNAYATWRFMKMKQAEIKLSVFDILRQNRNISNFANDNNTTGTTITNGIQQFYMLTLSYFPRQFGGKSGRSGRSGGRRSEAGEQRQRPQQQLRQQSGGGVQRRGGRN, encoded by the coding sequence ATGAAGCGACCCATTCTGATTATCCTGCTGCTCCTGCCCATTTTGTCGTTTGCACAGACCAGTGGCAGCGTGAAGGGGCTTGTTTCGGACTCTGTGCACGATTATGGCCTGCAGTCTGCAACGGTTACCGTGTATAAAAAAGCCGATTCCGTACTTGTCAACTACCAGGTTACCAATAACCAGGGAGAGTTTAATATCGGTGAACTACCTTTTCGTACACCGCTCCTTGTTTCCATTACCTATTCCGGGTATAATGATTTTTCAAAGGAGGTATACCTTGACTCTTTAAAGAAAGATTTTGACTTCAAAAAGATAGGGCTTTCCAGGGATACGTCCCGGCAAATGGAGGAAGTAGTGGTGAAATCGGTGGTGCCCGTGCGTATGAACGGTGATACCCTGGAAATAAATCCCGATGCATTTAAGCTGGATTCCGCTGCGGTAGTGGAAGACATGTTGCTGCGCGTGCCGGGTGTAACCATGTGGAGTGACGGAACCATTACTGTAAATGGTAAAAAGATCAGCAACGTATTTGTAGACGGCAAACCTTTTTTTGGAGGCAGTCCTGAAATTGCCACCCAGAACCTGCCCAAAACCGCTATTGAAAAGATACAGGTATACCAGGAAAAGGACTACAGCAAACAGGAGATCACCAGTACCGAAATGGATTCTACGTTCACCATGAACATCAAAATGAAGGCGGAAAAACGCAAAGGCTTCTTTGGAAAAGTAGGCGCCGGGCTGGGAACGGATCATCATTATGAAGGCGACCTCACCATGCAGGCCTACAACAAAAAAACAAAACTGGCGATTGCCGGAAATCTTAATAATACCAATAAAACCATTCAGAATGTACGGGAGGCGATCGAAAACAATACTTTCCGATCTTATAACCGCAGAAATTTCGGAGCGCCCAATGCCAATGCCGCCGGACTCAATACCGTGCATTATTTTGGGGCGTACCTGCAACACAATTTTGACGAAAGCACCAACTCCCGCTTTAATAATTCTATCGACGGGGAGTATAATTTAAGAGATTCCAAGAACAACCAGCTCACCAACAGTACCACCATCCAGAACCTGACCGATTACACGCTTACCAATATTACCGAACGGCGCAGCAACGGAAGTTCTTTGAATCAGTCGGTTGACGCCGGCTATGAAAACAGGAAACAGGCCACCTCTTTTTCAACAAAGGCCAACTATACCTGGAACAATGCGCAATCAGCAAACGAAGGAAATACTACCGCGTTCCGCAATGACACGTTGCGGGCCAGTCAGCGTCGTAACAGTACGGCTGCTACCTCCCACTCCAACAGCTTTAATCTGAATGGTTATTTTAATAACAACGATTACGACGAAGGCATCAATAAAAAAAGCTTTTCCACCAGTTTTTCGGTAACCTCTAACAACAGCGAAAGCAATAGCACCCAGATCAGCCGCTTCGAATCATTTGTTGATAGTATCTATACACAAAATACCGACCGGAAATATCACAATGAAAATTCCAACTTTACCACCAATATCGGGTTAAACTACAATGGACTCCGTTCGCTGTTGTTTGGTAACTATAATTTCTGGAATATCAATATCGGCTTACGGAATAATTTCCGGTACAATAAATCAGACCTGAACGCCGATGTATTGGAACTGGATAGTACCAATACTTACCGGATCAATGAGGCACTTACCAATATCAATTCTGTAGTGAATATCGAAGACCGGCCGGGCATCAGCTTCTTCAAAACCATCAGCAGGGTACTTTCAGACCGGCATTATAAAAGCATTTCCTTCCGTACCGACCTGCAGAACCAGTTCCTTTATCAGCGGAATACGTCCACCCTCAGTTACCGGAACCTGGAGCGGTCGTTCCATTTCTTTACGCCTTCTTCATCCATTTACTACAATTACAACCGGTTTAACAAGTACAACCTGAACATCGGTATTACGCACAGCAGTTCCGCCACCGCACCCACCATCGACCAGTTGTACCCCATCGTTGATAACATCAACAAGTATAATATTGTGGTGGGCAATCCCGATCTGAAATCGCCACTGGGCAATAACTTTAATTTTAACGCCAGCTACAACACGCAGCGGTTCAATGAAAAGACCACCTATTCGGCGAGCCTGAACCTGGGGTATAACACCTTTAAAAATGGCATTTCCGATAGCAGTATCTTTGGCAACAACGGTTCCCGTACCTCCTATTTGCTGAACATTAACGGGCGGCGCTCTTTTAACGGAAACTTTAATGCCAGTGCCTCCTACCGCATCAATAACAAAAACATGCTGCAGATACGGTACAACGGCAGTTTGGGTGGCTCACACGCTCCGCAATACATAAAAACTCCGGCAGACCTGGCAGCCCAGTTGATCTATACCCAAACCCGGAGCCAGAATCATGGAGTACATCTTTTCTACAGTCTTACCGATCTTTTCAATATATCACTGGGAGAAAACATCACCTCCAACAACAGCCAGCAGATCGGTACCGGTAAAGCAGCGCTAAAGGCAACGACCTACGGAACCACCGCCCGCCTTACGCTTCTTGTACCCAAAAACTTCACGCTGAGCAGTAATGTTAACTACCTGAACAATATCTCCGCTAAGAACCAATCGGAAAAGGCCACGATATGGAATGCCTATGCTACCTGGCGCTTTATGAAAATGAAGCAGGCGGAAATAAAATTATCGGTCTTCGACATCCTCCGGCAGAACCGGAACATCTCCAACTTTGCTAATGATAATAATACCACGGGCACCACTATTACAAACGGAATCCAGCAATTTTACATGCTCACCCTTTCCTACTTTCCCCGGCAGTTTGGTGGTAAATCCGGCAGATCCGGACGTTCCGGGGGTCGCCGCAGTGAAGCCGGAGAACAGCGGCAACGGCCGCAACAGCAGCTCCGGCAGCAAAGTGGCGGCGGCGTGCAGCGGAGGGGCGGAAGGAATTAG